aggaatgttttgttttgtttgttaaacacGTAATTCAAGGGATGAACTAGTGTTGTGTCTACAAATAACATAGAAGGAAAGAACTGATTTTAAATGATATCTTTAggcaaaaacataatttattcCCTCTTTTTTGGGTGATTTGATGAAAAAatggcataaaatagtatttttccaccaacaaggtgattctcaaAGAACTATGAGCTGAAAACCTGGCATAGAGGAGCCTGAACAATTGACGAAGGCCTCCTCCTTAAATTAAAGCTGAGCGTGTACAGCCCATATTCACTGTATAATTGTCATTTGAAAAAGTGTTCATTGTAAAAAccgtaaaaatataattttaatattaaatatcaAAAGTTAAACACAAGCTTTCTAGTAAACGGTCTCTGTTCTAGGTGCCGATCGCTTCTACACCAACATTGAGGACATGATCGGATACAGACCTCTGTCACTGATCAAGTACTGCTGGCTCTATGTCACTCCTCTCATTTGCAGTGTAAGTTTCTAAAGAAGGTTCTGTAAACAGTTTATCAATATATCAATATTTTCATCCCATAATGTTtatcattttttattgttttcctgtAAAGGGAACACTTATATTTTTGCTCCTGAAGTACACCCCACTGAAGTTCAACAACACCTACGTGTATCCTTGGTGGGCTTACTGCATTGGCTGGTTCCTCGCACTGTCGTCGCTTTCTATGATCCCAGTCACTATGATCTACAAACTGGCCAAAGGAAGAGGGACTCTCTGGCAGGTCGGTGATGTTGTTAGTGTCACCTTTTGgttatttagatttttaatgACTATTTGAATTGATAACCTGATAATAACTGACAATATTAATTCCTTTACCAAGCGTCTGAAGACCAGCTCCCGGCCTGCAAGTGATCTTCGAGGAATGGAAAAGGAAATGATAAATGTCCATCATTCACTAAGTGCCCCAATATAACTGTTCAGCCATATTCACTAAAATGCAAATCTTTAAACGTACcttttaatttgcattttaattaataCTTAAGGTGTGGGTCCTCTATTATGCACATATATGGTGGCTggtattaatattttttataagGTGAAAGGGTCTATCTGAACACGAGTCTATCTGTTAGAGGTTACTACACTAATATAGGGCCTCTGATATAACTTCAAATACCTCAAacattaacaataataacattttCACTTAACTTTTTACTTTAAACTCACTATGAACACACAGATGTTTATAGATGTTTATAGGCAGTGTTATTGAAAAGAAACTTGCAATTAATATTCATAGACCAACACAGTGAATAGAAATTTTAAAACTCATCAAAAGTGTTCACCATGACAGCataatcagttttttttctttttcagaaacaTAAAAGCaatttattttagtgtttaaaactgtgaaaacaaaacacGTATTCAGTTTAACACGTTTTAATTTCCCCTAACAAGTCTTTGAAACTGCAACACCAAATACaagtatttattcttattttttatgatgaaagtatttacattttttattgatTTCCTACATTACATCAACTGCTACTTCTGTTACAATGcgttctgggttttttttatatcaaaaTGTATACATATATTCATAAAAACCGAAAAGTAAAATCCTGTTTTTCTGTTCCTCTGTCAACCAGAGCCTGTTTTAAAAATTATATCTATGTTTTTGAAatctaaataattttaaaacatttttttttccattctcaCATTAAGttctaaataattaaataacatGGACACCTGCGTAGAAACACCTtcataacttttaaaataaaaaagcttcACTAAGCTTGTAGCTTTATTTTGGTTAATGCTACAACATACAAGATACAAAATGCTTTATAACGtacacatgaaaaataaaaacgcACATTTTATAGAACAAAGTTCAAGGATTTTAAACAAGCACTGAACTTAAAATGTTGTAATGTCGAGGGTTGCACATCTAGTTTACTGTGTTCTGAACCATTGTTATGTTTATATTCCTATATTCTTTTGGTTAAAATGCACTGAATACAAGCAACAGaggtcagttttattttgtttttttacttcagACTCCTTTAGTGCCCCCTCCTTTTTTTAATTACCTGGAACTGAGGAGTAACTATGAAATTGTGTCCTTTGGAAAGATTCCTCCTTGACATTTTCTGGCATGTAGTCAATGTTGCTTGTACTGCACACAAATATCAGGAAACATTAGGCTTAACGATCTGTATGTATTTCAAGCATTCAGAgtatatatacttttttttatcaACATGTATAATAAACCAAATAAATATACCTTTTCATGTCTGTCAAAACGTGGTTAGATGTTTGCTGCTTACATTTATAACTGAACTCTTAAACATTACTTTTACTTTAAGGTGCATTGTATTTTCTTGGATTATTGTATTGGTTAAAGGACTTTTTAAATGGATCTTGATATTTGACCTTGAATTTTTATAACAAAATACTTTGGGGAATAATTTAGCTTTCACTGTGAAGgcttttgtgtaatttaagtgaatATGATGAGAGTGTGACACATACAGACTCTATGGtgcgggctctggggaggccaatccatgactgatcaGTTTCTATTGTGTCTTTAGAGCATTGACAGTTTGTTTACGATCGTTGTCATGCTGGAAAATAAAGCATTTTACAGATATGCAGTAATCAATATTTGATTGATACTGCTTGCCATTTAATTGCTCTTGTGGTTTGAATTTTGTTCCATGCGGAGTTAACACTTACACACGATGTAATAATCAATCATTTGGCTTTAATACTTAATTTGTTTTGATAGTGATAACGAAGTAAGAATGTCTAACAGTTTGGTGGGTTAATATTGTCTACAGGCTATTTGCACAGCTGAAGAAAACACAAGTTTgacttacattaaaaaaatttttattaaaaaaaagcaaacaaacaaacaaaaaaagtttcatTTAACTGGATACATTTGCTCTGAGAATTTTGATATCATCAGCTGGACGATCTTGGCTGTTCGTCTCCACCATCCCAATCCGGTTCAGCACTCCCATCCCCTGACACACTCTTCCAAAAATGCTGTGCTTTCCATCTAACCACTGAGTGGGTGCGAGGGTGAGGAAGAACTGACTGCCATTGGTGTCCGGCCCCGCATTGGCCATCGCCAGAATACCGGCACCTAACAGGCACAGAAACAATGAGAAATTAAATTTCCTCACTATCAATTATCACGAAGATATTTATCAGGATCACTGGACTcagtttattcagctgtgaaCTAAAGAAATGATTCAAAAACACCAGAAACCTTTACAAATTATTGGTATATATGAACTCTACTGAACCTTTGAATCTAAAAAGGAAGCGTCCATGTGTGAacatgtgcatacaaatactgGATTAAGACATTAGCATTGACACACATAAATAATTTGAAGGATTTGCTGCAgggcttttctttctttataagCCTATAAAAGCCTTTCATCTACACATCTATCCCAGTGTTGTTCTCCTACGTGCATTACCTGTGAATTTTAGTTCGGGGTGTAGTTCATCCTCGAACTGTTTGCCAAAAATGGAGGCACCACCTCGACCTGTTCGGAAAACAAACATCACAAGTGGCGCATTTGGTGAGTTTACTGAAGACGATGAACATGTGAAATTAGTCAGAGAGTAGTGACagggccactttattaggtatacatATTCAACTACTCATTAATCTAAATACCCGATCACCCAATCACATAGCAGTAACTCTGTATGTAGACATGTTCAAGACGACAATAAAATGTAAACTGAGAATCAGAATGCAgaagaaatgtgatttaagtgactttgaacttAGCACGAGTTGATCACACAACCATCTCCAGGGTTTAAAGAGAACAGtctggaaaaagagaaaattctctgggcaaaaatgccttgttgatgccagagctCAGATAAGAACGGATAGACCTCTTTGAGTTGATATGAAGCcagcagtaactcaaataacaacaaccaaggtatgcagaacaCACAGCGTATTGAAGCGTGAAGCAGACGGGATACAGCAGATCACACTGAGTGCCACTCCTGTTAGGTAAGAACATGAAACTGAGACTACAATTCACACAGCTGGTGTTAATGGTGTgggagatattttcttggcacactttaggCTCCTTAGTACCAAGTGAACTTCATTCAAAAGCCAAAGCGTGCCTGATTGTTATTGCTGACCATGCCCATCTCTTTATAACCACAGTGCGCCTAtattctgatggctgcttccagcaggataatgcaccatATCACGGAAGTCAAATAGCCTGAAATTGGTTTGATTTACATGACAATGAGATCACTGTACTCAAATCACCCGCACAGTCACCTAATCTTAATCCGATAGAGCAGGGGTCCCAAGCTCGTGGCCTGGGGGCCACTTGCGGCCCATATAGTGACGTGaagaaatttttttaaaaagaaaaaaatgatttaatatgaaggcaatatgagcagagtacaaacatgttgagggattggctgtgttagttcaTAACACTATATAAAACTACGAGCATTAATATGCTGCTTCAACAGCCCCCATGATTCCATATAATTTTATAACCTGGCTGGTTTACAGCCAAATGAGCAGTAATGTAATATTAGCCAGCATCGACaccaaaactttatttatgGAGTTTGCTTTGTGCACAGTCATAAAACAGtcatgtcagtttattaggggagggggaaaaaaaacacacaacacattgTAAATTGGAACAAACTATAAGCATTTAGCCTACTCAAAGCATGGACCTGTTACCTTATATGTGGACAGTGGTACCCAAGCACTTATCACTATCTTATGAACCCACCTGTTCCCGTGGGATCTCCTCCCTGCACCATGAAGTCTTTGATGATCCGGTGAAACTTGGTGTTGTTGTAGTATCCTCTTCTGGATAGCTCTGCGAAGTTCTTGCAGGTCTTTGGTGCATGGTTCCAGTACAGCTCCACCACAACAGTCCCCATCCTGCAACGCACGGCCAGTTAGCATGTCTTTAGCGGCTCTGAATAGCAAAGAATCCCTTACACTGCTTTTTAGAGGAAACGTGCTCTGCTTTATGCAGTTTGTTAaaaagattatttaaaaaataagtttatTAACGCGACAGACACCAACACTTCAGGTTCCTCAAAGCTAGCTGAGTTAGCATCCAGTGTTTCATTGGGGACTTACGTCGTCTCCAAAGCCACTGTGGGAGGCTGCCATGTGTCCGGAGGAATCCCCGACATTGTCACCTCAAACAGTAAGCTACAACAGTTGTGAAAAAATGTTTAgtttaactttaatttaaataaGTAGCCAGGAATTTATTAGCCCAGCGAATTCATTCAGCACATTTCAAAAGgagtttcttcttctgtggtttgCCGAGCATTTCCTTTGAGTGTTGAAGAAaggctgccctctgctggacgAACTAACATGTCGCCTTTACAGCGTAAAATCAAACTTTTATGAAAACcaaatgttttttattgtgttgCTTACGTTTAGCATTCTTTATCAGCAGGTCTGCTGCAGCTTCCCACAAGATCAGAACAACAGACGACTTTTTAACAGTGCTGTTACTAAGAACAAACTAAAAAACTCCATTACAAAccacatttcattttcatttaggCTTTActttgcaaaaaagaaaaaaaagaacctgTCTTAAAGTTTGGTTATCTGGAAATACATTTTGTCTTGATAATGTAAAAAATGAGATTTCCTAATATGTATGATATACTAGatatttttaacaaaagaaattcatatcatcatcatcggtagtaataataatagcagCAGTAGTACCGTTTATTTCATTATAAATAAAGTGCTTCCAAGGTGCTGTAACACATGTATCTTATGCGTCTGAAGGATCCCTGGTAAGACTGTAAGAGGAGACGTAGAGCCAGCCTCAGGGGGTGCTGATCCAACCAAGCCTGAAATGGGAAAGGaggagatttatttttttatttatttatctgttacTTGTCCACATAGGGCCAGGTAGATTTtgacatctttttttcccctccatgaataaaaacatcataTAAAAACTGGGGGAGGGGTATGTGTGGTGTGTGGGTGTATGTATTGCCCTGTTTGGAGTTTGAAGATTATACTGCGCAGTATCTTAACTGCCCCAAGGACAGAGGCCTCTGATGTTGTGCCTGGAATCTGCTGGACCCACTCTCCTAGTTTGCGGCTTACAGCTCCTAATGCTCAATAAGCAGCTGGAAAATGTAGTGGCAACATGAGAAGTGAGCTTCTGGTgttagaca
This genomic interval from Oreochromis niloticus isolate F11D_XX linkage group LG5, O_niloticus_UMD_NMBU, whole genome shotgun sequence contains the following:
- the ppil1 gene encoding peptidyl-prolyl cis-trans isomerase-like 1, with the protein product MSGIPPDTWQPPTVALETTMGTVVVELYWNHAPKTCKNFAELSRRGYYNNTKFHRIIKDFMVQGGDPTGTGRGGASIFGKQFEDELHPELKFTGAGILAMANAGPDTNGSQFFLTLAPTQWLDGKHSIFGRVCQGMGVLNRIGMVETNSQDRPADDIKILRANVSS